The genomic interval CAAATCATTATCAGCGTTGGGTGGCATCAATCGAGCTTTCAGCAGGCTCCAAATGTGCTACAAGATCCTCAAAGCTATCCATGATGCAATAATCTCCGGCTGTGTCATCGTAGAGAATACGCAAGCCATAAACCTCGATTTTTCTTGCCAGCGAATCTCCTGCGTGAAAATCAATATAGTAGTCTGGAATGCTAGGTGGCACACCGCTGCCTTTCTTCCAGACACTATTAGTCAAATGCGTGACAATCAGCTGTTCTTCCTTGGTCGACAATGCCAGTTCAATTCCAAGTGAATCGAAAACCTTAACGTGAGCTGGTTTCGTGAAAGCTATCGGATGCCGTTGGTCAGCACATCCAGAAGACATGACTACCAGCAACCACGGCCCCACAATGAAATAAGTCATTATCTTGCAATACGTCGTATTAGTTTTTGGGAAAAAATTCCGTCCAGCAATCATCACCTGTCGCATCTATAGAACCTTCGTATGGTGTAAAATCGTGTCCATCATAGGCCAACTTTCGAGTGCATTTTTCACCGCCAACAGCATGAGGATTTCGCATATAGCCCAGGGCTCCCATTACGCGGCAACCTGTGATATTCGCAACTTCCTGAGCAATCTGCGGCCCCCCTTCTTTACGCGGGCACGCACCACTATTGCATCCATTGATGTAAATCACGCAATCGTCGCAAAAACGAATCCGCCTCAACCATCGAACGTCTGTTGGGGGTGCGGGTAAACGAGGGTTTCCAGCTGGGAAGATCCCGAATGGTTCTCCATTATTCACGGACCCTTGCTGACTAGGGTTACTGTGTCCGTACGTTTCCAGCGTTTTCACGCAATCACATTCTTGTCCAAGATGAGCATTGACTGTTTGTGCAAGATCGTCCGCCGTATCAAAATATATGGGAATCAATCCAGTGCTGTCAGCATGCTGCTCAAAAAAGTCGTGGATATCTGTATCATTGTATTGGACTGCAAAGACATCGATATGATTGGGTACGCATTCTTCGCAATCATAACCTGAGTACTCCGAGTTGTAATATTCTTCGTATGTAGTCTGCAAACCGTATGCATCCTGTTCACTTAAAGCAAAGTACGCTCTGTATACGTTCCATCCATCCACATACCCAATTGGATCTCTGGAGCAAAAGCGACCGACGACCGGGTCGTACATGCGGGCGCGGTAGTGGTAGATGTCCATCACCTCGTCGTACTCGCGGCCGGTGAAGGTGTAGCGGTTGCCTTCGGCGGTGGACGTGCGTGCCGTGCCGCTTCCGTCAAAGATCGAGAGCATTCCGTAGGCTGAGTAGGCGTAGCGTTCCTGGATGGTTCCGCTTGCGTCGGTCAGCGCGGTGATGCTGTACTGCTGATTTCGATGGAAGTAGCGATTACCTGAGCCGCCCGTTCGCATCACCGGCTCGTCGATGTAGCTGGCGTAGAGGTAAGTGTAAGTCGGTGAGGTCGCGGCAGTACCGGAGGTGTAGTCCGCAATCGTTTGCTGACCGGACTGCACAAAAACCATCGCCGTCGTGCCGTCGTCGCGACCGACTCGGCGACCAAGGGCATCGAACTGGTAAGTGATGTCGTCCGTGCTGTCGTTGTCGATGTCGGCTCCGATCAGCTTGTTCTCGAAGTCCCATTTCATCTTCAATGGATCGCTGCCGGGACGAAGCACTGCCGGGATCTCCGTTTGGTTGCCTTTGGCGTCGTGCTGGACGGCTTGGCTGGCCACGGTCAGGATCTCGTGGGTAGGACCGTGGGTTCGCGACTGTGAACTGCCATTCTCTGTGATGCTGTTCCAATCGCCCACCAGAGAGAGATTCCATGACTGATCCAGGTTGGTGTCATCTCTCTCCCAGTTCACCAAGCGATCTTCGTCATCATAGCCGCTGGTGCCTACACTGAACCCGTAGCCACTCATCGTGCCGGTGATCGACTCAGACGTCTTGTTCTTGTTGTCGTCCCAGCCATAGGTGTAGTTCCCTATCGCGGCACCAGAATACGAGATGCTGGCCAAGGTGTTGTCGACGTTGTAGGATCGGGTTTCGCTCACCCCGTTATTGTACACACTGGTGAGCAACCTGCCCCCATCATCGTAAGTTCGCGTGTCAATTGTCGTGCTGCCCAAGGCAATCGTGGCCAATTGGCCGCGATCAGTGTAGGTCCGGAAGACATGGTGGGATTTTGGGGAGGATTATGGGGACAGAGCACTAAGCTGGGGCGGTTGGGCTAGGCCTGAACTGCTCAAAGTTTGTTGTTGACACGTCTATTCGAAGCCACCGTTCTATTCCTTTGTCACCTCCCCCAAGGAACTTGGGGGAGGTCGAGCAGAGCTGTTTAGGCGAATGCGAGGAAGGGGGTATGGGTGAAGGAATATGTTCACCAACGCGGTTTGCAATGCGTAGGCCCCCTCCCGGATCTTGCTTCGCTCGATCCGACCTCCCCCGGCTGCGCCGGTGGAGGTGACAGAAAACTTGCGCAAACCAAAAAAGACACAACACCAAACTTTGAGCAGTCAAGGGTGGCAGGCCTCTACTCTGACGCTTTGTACATCAAAGAGGGCCTGGCGAGTTTGTTTTCCTGGCTCGTTTCTTTCCTTGGTGCGGACCGTGCCGGACGTCACCAAGAGCTTTCCGAATCCAGGCCGTTAGCCGTTTCGCCGAGCGTATCGTATTTCGTCAAGCGGAGCATGACCTACGGAAGTTACCGGCTGGCGCGAAGCTGACCGGTCATCTTCTCGAATTCTTTGCGGATGGTCTCGTTGTCGAACTCTCGCAGCGAAGGCACTTGCAAACGCATCAGTGTTTCAAAATCTCGGCGACCGGTTTTCATCAAGGTGGCCACGTCGCTGGATAATTTGACTGTGTCGTACGTGTTCATCGCCGTGGCAAGATTCTTTTGAGCCAGCTTGTTCTCCTTCGCAATCTGCTCCGCGTTTTCTTTCAAATATTTCGCGTACAACTGTGCCGTCTCACGGGTGATTCGATTCGACGCAATGTTGGCTTGCAGTAATTCGGAATCTCCGCCGTTGACTTTGATCAACGCCTCGGCTTGCGCAATGTTCTGCTGCGCCTTTTCCTCGTATTCCTTCAGCCTGGGGATATGGTTGTCCAGTACGTCACGGACAAAGGTTTTTTGGATCCGATCCATCACATGGATCATGACCACGTACATCCCGTAGTAGCGTTTGGAGACATCGAGTGCCTCACCGCTGCTTTCGGTCAATTCCTGCAGTTGCGTGGTCACGAGCTTGATGTTGTCGAAGACGACAGCCATCGTCACGATGTCGTCGCCGGAGACCGATGAGAGCAGTGAGTCCAATCCAGCCTCGTCGACCTTGACACCGATCTTGGACAACTCACTGGCAAAAGTCTTCTTGAGCTGAACGAGCAGTTCTTCCTGACTCTCGATCTCGGCTTTTTCGTTCTTGATCGCCTCATCGATGGCTTCCTTGGACATTTCAAACGGATTGATTCGCTGAATCCGGCCGAGGTCTTTCTCGTAGGAAGCCGACACGCGTTCGCGTTGATAGTCGGCAATCTTTTCATGCGACGCAGCGATCGCGGCATTTGCGTCTCGGATCCGCTGGCGGTAGTCGCTGACCTCCGAAACCCCTAGCACTTCGATCGCTTGGTCCAACAATTCGTTGAGTGCTGCCGCATTGGACACCTTGTCTTCTTTGAAGGGAATGCTGGAATCGTCCGGCAGCGTTTCATGACGGTCGACCAGCAGTCGGGCTTCATCCAACGTCGGCAGTACATTGCCAAACAGTTCGCCGAACCGTTTTCGCATCCGCTCTGCTTCCTGGCTGACGGCGTTCGCTGCCGAGGCAACCCCACCATCAACCGCAGCCACATCGGAAACATTTGCCGTCGGATCCACTTCGACGGATTCGTCCGTTAGCTTGGTCTCACACCCGCAGCAGCAAGCGAGCAGTGGAATCATCAGGATGGAAAAGTAGCATTTTGGCATCAAATCATCTCGTTCCGGTGGGTGGCAGGTTCTATTGTCTACCATCAGCCACGCGATTGGCAACTGGCAAAGCTGGCAACTGGCAAAGCATGTCGGCTCGTCTAAGGCACCTTTTGGAATCGCCTGGGGCGCAGTCTTTTCGCGGTGTCAAAGAGTTTTTAGGATTATTTGGGCTTGAGCGAGTGTCGCTCGACGTTCCACGTCGACAGCGTGACCCGCCGAGCGTTTTACGATCGCCAATCCGCATCCGCTGCCCAGGCGGTCGTCCAACGCATCACCTCGATCGTCCAAAGAGTTAGATCAAACGCTTCGATTACGCTAACGACTCGGGGGCGTGGTGAAACAAGGTGATTGTGCGTCGTTCCCTCAAGCCCCGAAGTGGGCGACACAATCTTTTTTCGACACGAGATTGAGTTTGACGAACGGTGCGTTTGGGATTGAGAACGGTGTTTTGCCCTTTCAGGGCGAGGTGGTAGTAGCGGGTGTTCGATTACCCAGGGCGGCGCTGCGCTCTGCCCTGGGCTTTCTTGTTCGGCCCCTTCGGGACGAGCGATGGTTAGGGCCGGACGTCTTGGACACCCTCAAACGCTGCTTGCGTTGCTCCTTTCTCTCGATTGATAAAATCTCGCAACTCGATCACCGCCGGTCCGATCAACAGGATGGCAATCGGTGGCGCTAGAAACAGCACCACAGGCAACAGCAGTTTGAGCGAAGCCGTGTTCCCAGAGCGTTCGGCTCGGTTCTGACGATCCGCCCGTATGCGACTTGCATAGTCACGCAACGAGTCCGCCAGTCTCCCGCCCAGTTTTTGGCTTTGACGCATCATCGCGCACCAAGCAACGATCTCCGGGATTCCGATTCGCTTTGCAAATCCATCAAACGCTTGCTCGACGGCCCCCGACTCTGCTTGCCGACAGACGATCGCCAGTTCTTTCGCCAAGGCCGGGTAGATTTCTCCCAATCGCCGGGATACTTGGCCAATAGCGGTCGCCAGCGGCAATCCTCCTTGAACGGACATGGCGATCATGTCCATGGCATCAGGAATCGCTTTCTCGATCTCCATCGCTCGCCGCGACGCTCGACCACTCAACAAAATCCGCGGCAACGTGTACGCGAGCAGGCACACAAGTCCCGTCCCGATCGCCAACATCAGTTCGTATCCGTCAGCGATTCCAGCTACCAGAATGAAGGAGCCGGCCAACAGAGAAATCAGCACGCCGGCGTTGCGTTTAGCGAGAAAGTCTTCGACGGCGACTGGACGATGGTCTCCCGCCGTCAACAGATCCTTGGACAATTGCGTGCGTTTCGGCTGTGTTGTCGGCAGTACCTGTGATAAAGGCATGGTCAAATCGCCGAAGAAGACGGCCGGCGATAGAGTGATCGCTTCACCGCCAACTTCTTTCGACACAAGTAATCGACGTCCGATCAGATAAGTGACCATCGCAAAGGACGCGAAAATCAGTGCTGGCGCGAGTGTCGACATGGCATCTCTCTTCGAATCAGAAAGTCGATGGTGTTCAAAAGTCGGACTTCAGGGTGAATCCGACCCATATCAAGCCGATCAATTCTGACACTGCCGCATAGACCAACAGCTTGGTTCCCAGCGGCGAGGTGAAAAGGTTGTCGATGTACTCGGGTTGTGCAGACAGCATGTATCCCAAGACAAAGAGTCCCATCACGACAATGGCGAGGACCGAGTAGCGACCGATGCTGGTCATTGATTTGATCTTTTCTTCGCACTGCGATCGATCTCGAATGGAGGTCGACAGCCTGGAAAGCGAGTCGGCGAGTTTTCCCCCAAGCCGCTGATGAATCGCCAAGTTATGCGCCAGCAGATGAACGTCCACCGAATCGATTCGTGATGCCAAATCCTCCGCAACACGTTGGGCATCAAGCCCCATCTGCATTTGCTTGACACATTGCAAGAATTCTCCCTTGACCGGTTCCTCGCTCGACTCGCCGGCAAGTCGAAACGCGTTCTCCAGGTTCTCTCCCGCTCGCGTGGCTCGTTCCAAAAGCTCCAGTGAAGTCGGAAGGTTTTTTGCAAACTTGCTGATCCGGACTGCCATGATCACGTAAATCGCAATCATTCCGACAGTAATCACTCCACCAAACACTAAGACCACCAGAGTGAGATGCAATTCGGCGACGAACGCGACGCCGGCGATCAAGAATGCGAAGCAGCCCAATAGCAATGTGTACGTCGTACTGTCTAGTGAAACGCCGCCGCGAATCAATGCCCGCTGCAGGGAACGATCGAACCGCACAATAAACGATCTTTCTCTGGCGTCGTTGTTCATCAACGTGTCACGACGAACACGCAGTAGTGGCATCGGCGGGATTTCCTTGGCGTCCGACTGGGATCGTTTGAACACCACCGCCACCACGCAAACCGTCATGGCGATTGCGCAGAACACAAACACATCGATCGCTCCAATCATTGGTCATCCTCACTCAGCGACGCGGGCTCGAATACCGACGGATCATAATCGACTCCGAATTCACTGAAGCTGTCGATGCAGCAGGGACGTTGACCGATCACGAATTCCACCTGCGATCGACCAGCGGAATCGACGCCCGTGCGCTTGAGGGAAAACGCATGACGAAATTCGAGGCCGTCCGGCGTACGATTGAGTTCGGAAATACGCTTCACA from Stieleria varia carries:
- a CDS encoding RHS repeat-associated core domain-containing protein, whose amino-acid sequence is MATIALGSTTIDTRTYDDGGRLLTSVYNNGVSETRSYNVDNTLASISYSGAAIGNYTYGWDDNKNKTSESITGTMSGYGFSVGTSGYDDEDRLVNWERDDTNLDQSWNLSLVGDWNSITENGSSQSRTHGPTHEILTVASQAVQHDAKGNQTEIPAVLRPGSDPLKMKWDFENKLIGADIDNDSTDDITYQFDALGRRVGRDDGTTAMVFVQSGQQTIADYTSGTAATSPTYTYLYASYIDEPVMRTGGSGNRYFHRNQQYSITALTDASGTIQERYAYSAYGMLSIFDGSGTARTSTAEGNRYTFTGREYDEVMDIYHYRARMYDPVVGRFCSRDPIGYVDGWNVYRAYFALSEQDAYGLQTTYEEYYNSEYSGYDCEECVPNHIDVFAVQYNDTDIHDFFEQHADSTGLIPIYFDTADDLAQTVNAHLGQECDCVKTLETYGHSNPSQQGSVNNGEPFGIFPAGNPRLPAPPTDVRWLRRIRFCDDCVIYINGCNSGACPRKEGGPQIAQEVANITGCRVMGALGYMRNPHAVGGEKCTRKLAYDGHDFTPYEGSIDATGDDCWTEFFPKN
- a CDS encoding type II secretion system F family protein, whose protein sequence is MSTLAPALIFASFAMVTYLIGRRLLVSKEVGGEAITLSPAVFFGDLTMPLSQVLPTTQPKRTQLSKDLLTAGDHRPVAVEDFLAKRNAGVLISLLAGSFILVAGIADGYELMLAIGTGLVCLLAYTLPRILLSGRASRRAMEIEKAIPDAMDMIAMSVQGGLPLATAIGQVSRRLGEIYPALAKELAIVCRQAESGAVEQAFDGFAKRIGIPEIVAWCAMMRQSQKLGGRLADSLRDYASRIRADRQNRAERSGNTASLKLLLPVVLFLAPPIAILLIGPAVIELRDFINREKGATQAAFEGVQDVRP
- a CDS encoding type II secretion system F family protein, translating into MIGAIDVFVFCAIAMTVCVVAVVFKRSQSDAKEIPPMPLLRVRRDTLMNNDARERSFIVRFDRSLQRALIRGGVSLDSTTYTLLLGCFAFLIAGVAFVAELHLTLVVLVFGGVITVGMIAIYVIMAVRISKFAKNLPTSLELLERATRAGENLENAFRLAGESSEEPVKGEFLQCVKQMQMGLDAQRVAEDLASRIDSVDVHLLAHNLAIHQRLGGKLADSLSRLSTSIRDRSQCEEKIKSMTSIGRYSVLAIVVMGLFVLGYMLSAQPEYIDNLFTSPLGTKLLVYAAVSELIGLIWVGFTLKSDF